GGTCTCAGGGTTGCGGTTGTTGACAGCGATGTCGGTCAGAAGGGCATCCTCCCTCCAGCTACCGTGAGCATTGCCTTTCCCGAGAGGCCTTTCGAGTCGATCGGTGAACTTCAGGCACATGCCCATTACTTCATAGGCACCATAACCCCCGGAAGCTATACTGGAGAGATGGCGGCCGGAGTCAAGAGGCTGGCTGATATGGCCGCCGAAAGGGCTGACGTTGTCCTCATAGACACGACGGGTTTCGTCACCGGCCAGGGAATTGAGATGAAGCGCCTTAAGGCCGAGCTCGTGAGGCCCGCTCTAATTGTCTTCCTCGAAAGGAACGGCGAGCTCTCCTACCTCCGGAAGATCCTCTCCCCCTACGGGAAAACTGTGAGCCTTTCCATCAGTGAGAAGGCGAGGGAACATTCGAGGGGCGAGCGCAGGGAGGTCAGAAGGGAGAAATGGAGGACATACTTCTCAAATGCTTCACAGGTGGAGGTTGACCTTTCGAAGACGATTCCCACTGGGACGGAGCTCTTCAGGGGCAGGCCCCTGACCTTGGAGGAGAGGGAACTGCTGTCGGAGCTCTTCCGGTGGCTTGTCATAGCCGGCTGGAAGGAAGAGCGCTACGTTGTTGTCAAGGCGGAGGCTGAGGGTGGAATCAGAGGGTACGGTCGCCAGGTCATCCATGCGGTCGATTTTGAAAGGCTGAGCAACCTTCTTGTGGGCTTCATCGATGGGGAAGGGCTCTGCCTTGGGGTTGGGGTGTTGAAATGGATAAACTTCGGTGAGATGAAGGCGCAGGTTTTGACGCCCCTTCCGGCCCATGAAGTTGATAAAGCGGTTGAGATCCGTTTTGGCCGGATAATGGTGCTTGAAACGGGTGAGGAGCTTGGCCTCCTCCGGCGGGAGGAGCTCTAGCAAAGATTTTTAAGGCAATGACCTAATCGAATTAGGTGTCCCTAATGGAACTCAAAGCCTTCGTGGAGATAACCAGGCCCCACAACTGCATCTTGGCCGGAATAGTGGGTGTCCTAGGTTCAATAGTTGCCGTAGGGCACTTCCCGGACCCGCTCACCGCGGTTCTGGTGTTTCTCGTCGTTACGCTTGGCTGTGCCGGGGGCAACACGATAAACGACTACTTCGACTACGAGATAGATAAAATCAACCGCCCAGAGAGGCCCCTTCCCCGAGGCGCGATGGGTAGAAAGACCGCCCTCTACTATTCGTTGCTCCTGCTCGCGGTGGGATTGGTTCTCGCTCATTTCATAAACATTCAGGCGTTCATACTGGCAGTTATCGCCTACGCCGCGATGGTTCTCTACGCTTGGAGGCTCAAGCCGCTTCCGTTCATAGGGAACATCGTTGTCGCAGGCCTCACCGGCGCGACTCCGCTCTACGGTGCTCTCGCCGTTGAGCACATCGGCCTGGCCGGCTACCTCGCTCTCTGCGCCTTTCTGGTGAACGTTGCCAGGGAGGTAATAAAGGACATAGAGGACGTCGAGGGCGACGTTGCCAAGGGTGCCAGAACGCTCCCCATAATATGGGGCGAGAAAAGGGCAGCTTACGTCGGGGCCCTCTTCGCCCTCCTGACAGTTGTGGCCTCGTTTCTGCCGGTGAGAGCCGGTGTCGGCCTCGGTTACTACGCAATGGTGCCGGTTGACCTGATCATACTCTACGCGGCATACATTATACTTAAGAACCAGGACAGGGAATCGGCACACAGGGCGCAGAAGCTCCTCAAGGCGAGCATCTTCCTCGCCGTTATGGCGTTTATAATAGCCGCGATAGTGTGAGGAGGTGGGATTTATGGAGTTTAAAGATGAACTCGTGAGAAACCTTGAATCTGAAGAACTCTGGACGGTCATTACATTTAAGACTCCGTACGGGCCCGCCAAAACCCTTGAAAAGCTCATTGAAATCGTGGAAGGATCCGGCTGGCGCGTTACCTTCAAGGCCAACTGGTGGACTGCGGACATACCCTACGGGCTCGCGAGAATAGACGCCCGGAAAGGCGGCAGAGAGAAAATAGTGCTCGGGAAGTGGATACTCGGCTCAAGGTGTGAACTGATCGGTGTCGAGAACATGCCCCTTGAGAAGGGGAAGGACGAGTTCTTCCGCATGGTGGACAGCATAACCTCGACGCTGATATATGACCCGGTCATAAGAACTATGCGGGAGCAGTACTGAGCTTTTCTCTTTTTTCAGGAAAAAGTAGGGCAGGAATGCCCTTAAAGCGGCTCGTAATAGCCGATCTCGGGCTCGTATATCTCTCCCTCTGCCAGGAGCTGTGTTATCGCCTCCTCGATAAGTTCCTCATCGATTTCCTTCGAGAGCTTCTTGACTATGAACTTGTGGGATAGAGCTTTTCCCTTCTCACGGAGCAAGTCGAGGACGGCCTTCTTAGCCTTTTCAAGCTCGGGGTTCTCTGCTTTGGGCTCTTCCTCCGTGATTTCTTCCTCAAAGAGTGCCTCCTCGGTGCTCCTCTGTTCGAGCATCATGGTGTAGAGCTCGTCTATGGTCATGAGCATGTCCTCGCTCACTCCTTTGTTTTTGGCTATGACCTTGGCCTTGGCGGTTATCCCGTAGCGGTCGTATATCTCGAAGGCTATCTTTGCCTTCTTGGCGTGCTCGGCCTTCTCCTTCAGCGTCTCGAAGCGGTGGAGTATCCACATGTTCGGCTCGACCTTCGCTATGCCCTCGACGAGTATCTGCTTGTCGTCGCGCCATTCCGCCACCTTTCCGATTATCTGAACCAGGTCGCCCTTCTTCACGAGGTTTATGAAGCGGGTGTTCTCCCTGAAACCGAAGACCCACAGGGTTCCGGTGCCGTCGTCGATCTGGAACCTTCCATAGGTCTCGTCCTCGCTCATTATGGGTTCCCTGACAACGGTGGCAACGACCTTGACACGGTACACCTTTCTGGCGTCCCTCGTTATCAGATAGTTCGGCTCAAAGTCGCCCTCGCTCTTGACGTAGTAGCCGTCTATGATGTCCTTGATGTAGACCCTGCTCGCTGGGAGGCGCTTCTTCATAGCTCCTCACCTCCGAAGAACTCTATGATGCCCTCGACTTTGGGCAGAACCTTCCTCTCAAGCTCCCTGATCTCTTCCAGCGCCTGGAGGTCTGCACCGCTGAAGTCCTGGACGACCTCACCGTAGATGTGCACCCCCTCCTCGTTCCGGATGACCCTGCCGATGACCCTCACTATCTGGCCGTTCTCTGGAAGGACGTTCTCCTCGCTCTCGATGAGTATGACGCCGGTTCCGTCGTCGATCCAGAAGGTGTAGTCCATCTTGTCAACCTTGAAGGCCTTCCCGATGAGAGAAACCCTCGTGTCGTCCTCCCTTATCTCTCCAATCTTCCTTTCAACGGCGGGCTTCCTGCGTCTGAACTTAACTTCCTCCATTTTCAACACCTCACATGAACTCCTTGAGGACCTCCCTCAGCTCGGCCCTAACCCTGGCAATCTCGCGCTTTGGATCGACCTCGTCCCAGCCGAATGCCTTCAGT
This genomic interval from Thermococcus sp. contains the following:
- a CDS encoding Clp1/GlmU family protein — encoded protein: MNKATYTEDVPPDRFELLERIMNLEKPAKVMLIGPTDSGKTTLLTFLANHLIDEGLRVAVVDSDVGQKGILPPATVSIAFPERPFESIGELQAHAHYFIGTITPGSYTGEMAAGVKRLADMAAERADVVLIDTTGFVTGQGIEMKRLKAELVRPALIVFLERNGELSYLRKILSPYGKTVSLSISEKAREHSRGERREVRREKWRTYFSNASQVEVDLSKTIPTGTELFRGRPLTLEERELLSELFRWLVIAGWKEERYVVVKAEAEGGIRGYGRQVIHAVDFERLSNLLVGFIDGEGLCLGVGVLKWINFGEMKAQVLTPLPAHEVDKAVEIRFGRIMVLETGEELGLLRREEL
- a CDS encoding geranylgeranylglycerol-phosphate geranylgeranyltransferase: MELKAFVEITRPHNCILAGIVGVLGSIVAVGHFPDPLTAVLVFLVVTLGCAGGNTINDYFDYEIDKINRPERPLPRGAMGRKTALYYSLLLLAVGLVLAHFINIQAFILAVIAYAAMVLYAWRLKPLPFIGNIVVAGLTGATPLYGALAVEHIGLAGYLALCAFLVNVAREVIKDIEDVEGDVAKGARTLPIIWGEKRAAYVGALFALLTVVASFLPVRAGVGLGYYAMVPVDLIILYAAYIILKNQDRESAHRAQKLLKASIFLAVMAFIIAAIV
- a CDS encoding ribonucleoside-triphosphate reductase, which codes for MEFKDELVRNLESEELWTVITFKTPYGPAKTLEKLIEIVEGSGWRVTFKANWWTADIPYGLARIDARKGGREKIVLGKWILGSRCELIGVENMPLEKGKDEFFRMVDSITSTLIYDPVIRTMREQY
- a CDS encoding OB-fold nucleic acid binding domain-containing protein; translated protein: MKKRLPASRVYIKDIIDGYYVKSEGDFEPNYLITRDARKVYRVKVVATVVREPIMSEDETYGRFQIDDGTGTLWVFGFRENTRFINLVKKGDLVQIIGKVAEWRDDKQILVEGIAKVEPNMWILHRFETLKEKAEHAKKAKIAFEIYDRYGITAKAKVIAKNKGVSEDMLMTIDELYTMMLEQRSTEEALFEEEITEEEPKAENPELEKAKKAVLDLLREKGKALSHKFIVKKLSKEIDEELIEEAITQLLAEGEIYEPEIGYYEPL
- a CDS encoding replication protein RepA, whose product is MEEVKFRRRKPAVERKIGEIREDDTRVSLIGKAFKVDKMDYTFWIDDGTGVILIESEENVLPENGQIVRVIGRVIRNEEGVHIYGEVVQDFSGADLQALEEIRELERKVLPKVEGIIEFFGGEEL